The Besnoitia besnoiti strain Bb-Ger1 chromosome IV, whole genome shotgun sequence genome contains a region encoding:
- a CDS encoding hypothetical protein (encoded by transcript BESB_055650) — MNQEYHAERVPFQGAMGHAAGGGLDDAREAISELHSTETSRRSQMSSSGPERLFFQSAATRAVFSAAAEPAAQYSEASPSLAQDSSAFYAVQRCSLGGTSSLSGQALLRASGERGDAAAGANASARAALKDASSLERHCLSGRGPHASPLRPASEGLASVGTASSGAAASALLSPSFARRVRAEQRRQQQRQLSLGEVYAHLYTPGASPSFDRGSPAPRAAPIRPVDLLSPASGPSSAGHGQNEGSWSAQCIRGRRSTPSIGLAWEEGAGRHLGPSLGSTTSSLPSVASRRLTPLSVSSVQGVPSASATGGGRPRPYRRLLTAAGASGNVEAVGARGGREGQRRDGLTLVASSLRAQSRAPISRFVKADLLQGAGAASPGMTSWNGTEASAGHRPVGGGEKEEDEDGASLGPAGAGGQIWGGRISDTSSVAPAANNEVRDQPEGASWGARTPEESSEEAAAAGPLAVASRWLKTLVQGKRREDDSSAIRGGHTAGSYAYSSEGASPTSGEVAESSAPPFRLGFSSRSDGRGDELDDDLSERSERAEGQPGGGKRGFWPPQSPAAKRFLAASVEERGVDASYSANDAEPRDAWLLQGAPLASDLEGFVKQRYISSLVDADYGLDPRIRNPGVGDRALARAAEERMDAAGAMRAVGVVEALEIQQSEVLLSPFFFRRFILAEVTRSLDELVKIYADESEVSSEAKSEGTGRDKVAREGEARANPGDNSTGASSPPMSAPAERAVVTPHSGLLSNAASAADSECRGASEPESSSPTGSGEAHSTDSRPVADRASSGALGADMSLRKSQEELANGGKDLGGGKHSGRSNLSGGFEEVDAEGASGGDTRAEACERRTSAGLMRTERGGLLFAFNACVLDHREKLESFAFMLNTLRHLQCVIASSRATAWGPDSGLLSFADTPACGSSLAALRFYVKGGRAEGGEGTPAPETWRERRQLSASSLLEAQIGAGWLDAWRLLPQEARLALGRAVERARRLDSRTRELVRACLRIASPFNCSLPPAAESRAPPAKAAAGGAGEDESLLESREESGKAPRVEREFIRVRTLGDGTELWRVVERTPVDAAAADLADAANRQAQAGVGFWVSLLGEAVYEAEELKGWKLALQALCGEAADSAAKAPPRRASAAGAAKPRTVELVEEVERELGGALVSRRSMLSEAFLKTLASLFPGQTPRIECIDMLAATLNTMDFLAVQSSKEPSPRRASQSRRLSAAEIEAARRPAIGQPLVHCLDAVNVPDGIVDPQSPRMQTVVLQLVQDVGIHFQRLWNRLTASAVESAPGDAETEAHLLIPLYGPFTAYLIVFKLERVCGSQPSAKRQSACSERGGDACRCTYQVLDCVAAAAGTDEETRGRRAADVDALASMLSTMLWTKGSLRFLKKTPTMGALGEKVMMSVLPSRRSWPCIPAPLTGGGGAQDCANAELGDANPDSVAKLALLAESGEFTPDCCGIILMFSIEAFYSGHRAGLLTPAAVTALRFLYARRIFEVFVLRKSLLHSCALPMFRAVQRPCAAGESPTYLAPDCPSATGQPTLCLGASV, encoded by the exons ATGAACCAAGAGTATCACGCCGAACGCGTCCCTTTCCAGGGCGCCATGGggcacgccgccggcgggggcCTGGATGACGCGCGTGAAGCGATTTCTGAACTGCACTCCACCGAAACGTCTCGACGCAGCCAGATGTCCAGCAGCGGCCCCGAAAGGCTTTTTTTCCAGTCTGCTGCCACTCGGGCCGTCTtttccgcagccgccgagcCCGCAGCCCAGTATTCTGAAGCCTCCCCGTCTCTTGCGCAAGACTCCTCTGCATTTTATGCTGTTCAGCGTTGCAGTCTGGGAGGAacgtcgtcgctgtctggtcaggcgctgctgcgagcCTCAGGAGAGcgtggcgacgcggcagctggTGCAAATGCCTCTGCACGGGCTGCCCTCAAGGACGCTTCATCGCTAGAGCGCCACTGCCTCTCAGGGCGTGGGCCGCATGCGTCCCCGTTGAGGCCCGCGAGCGAAGGGCTTGCCTCTGTGGGGACGGCGTcctcgggcgccgctgcatccGCTCTCTTGTCTCCCTCCTTtgcgcgtcgcgtgcgcgctgAACAGCGACGTCAGCAGCAACGCCAGCTGTCTCTGGGTGAAGTCTACGCCCACCTCTACACGCCGGGCGCGTCCCCCAGTTTCGATCGcgggtcgcctgcgccgcgcgcggcgcctatCCGTCCGGTTGATCTTCTGTCTCCGGCTTCAGGGCCTTCGTCGGCTGGGCACGGTCAAAACGAGGGATCGTGGAGCGCGCAGTGCATTCGTGGGCGTCGCAGCACCCCGAGCATCGGCCTTGCgtgggaggagggcgcgggccgCCACCTGGGGCCGTCTCTCGGCTCGACAACGAGTTCGCTTCCTTCTGTCGCTTCCCGACGTCTGACGCCGTTGTCGGTCTCTTCAGTGCAGGGAGtgccttccgcctctgccACGGGCGGCGGTCGCCCTCGTCCGTATCGGCGCCTGCTTACGGCTGCGGGTGCTTCGGGGAACGTGGAGGCTGTCGGCGCCCGGGGCGGACGGGAGGGGCAACGCCGCGACGGGTTGACGCTGgtggcgtcttcgctgcgtgcgcagagTCGGGCGCCCATCTCTCGGTTCGTGAAGGCGGATCTTCTGCAGGGGGCTGGCGCAGCCTCCCCAGGAATGACTTCGTGGAACGGCACtgaggcgagcgcaggccACCGCCcggtgggggggggcgagaaggaggaggacgaagacgggGCTTCCTTGGGGCCCGCGGGGGCCGGCGGTCAGATTTGGGGCGGCAGAATCTCCGACACGTCGAGCGTTGCGCCTGCTGCCAACAACGAAGTCCGAGACCAACCGGAGGGCGCCTCCTGGGGTGCACGGACGCCTGAGGAGAGCTCAGaggaagccgccgccgcaggcccgctTGCGGTCGCCAGTCGGTGGCTGAAGACCTTGGTGCAGGGCAAGAGACGAGAAGACGATTCCTCTGCGATTCGAGGCGGTCACACGGCGGGGTCTTATGCCTACTCTTCAGAAGGCGCTAGCCCGACATCAGGTGAAGTGGCTGAATCCTCTGCGCCACCCTTCCGTCTCGGCTTTTCTTCTAGGAGCGACGGCAGAGGAGATGAACTTGACGACGACCTGAGCGAGCGCAGTGAGCGTGCCGAAGGCCAGCCAGGGGGGGGAAAAAGAGGCTTCTGGCCACCTCAGTCACCCGCTGCGAAGAGGTTCCTCGCTGCGAGTGTAGAGGAAAGGGGCGTGGATGCCAGCTATTCGGCCAacgacgcagagccgcgcgacgcttGGCTCCTGCAGGGCGCTCCTCTTGCATCCGACCTGGAGGGATTTGTTAAACAAAGGTACATTTCGAGTCTCGTGGACGCGGACTACGGTCTCGATCCGCGAATCAGGAACCCAGGAGTCGGTGACCGCGCCTtggctcgcgctgcagaggagcgtatggacgctgcgggcgcgaTGCGCGCTGTGGGAGTCGTTGAAGCCCTGGAGATTCAGCAAAGCGAAGTCCTTTTGTCAccgttcttcttccgccgatTCATCCTCGCGGAAGTGACGCGATCTCTCGACGAACTGGTAAAAATCTACGCGGACGAGAGTGAGGTCTCCTCAGAAGCCAAGAGTGAAGGGACAGGCAGAGACAAGgtggcgcgcgaaggcgaggctaGAGCGAATCCGGGGGACAACAGCACcggggcgtcgtcgcctccgatgtctgcgcctgccgagAGGGCTGTCGTTACGCCTCACTCTGGCCTGCTCTCaaacgccgccagcgccgcggatTCCGagtgccgcggcgcgtctgaaCCTGAATCCTCGTCGCCGACCGGTTCGGGGGAGGCGCACTCGACGGATTCCCGACCGGTGGCGGACAGGGCTTCCAGTGGAGCCCTGGGCGCCGACATGAGTCTCCGAAAGAGCCAAGAGGAGCTGGCAAACGGAGGCAAGGATCTTGGCGGCGGAAAGCATAGCGGAAGAAGCAACCTTTCTGGAGGTTTTGAAGAGGTGGATGCGGaaggggcgagcggcggcgacactCGTGCGGAGGCGTGCGAGAGACGGACGTCCGCGGGCCTCATGCGGACTGAGCGTGGAGGCCTTCTCTTTGCGTTCAACGCCTGTGTGCTGGATCACCGGGAAAAACTCGAGAGCTTCGCGTTCATGTTAAACACCTTGAGACACCTCCAGTGCGTCATCGCCTCGTCCCGCGCAACAGCGTGGGGCCCGGACTCAGGGCTCCTCTCGTTCGCAGACACACCGgcctgcggctcttcgctcgcggcgctgcgcttctACGTGAaaggcggacgcgcggaaggaggcgaaggaacgCCCGCCCCCGAGACgtggcgcgagcggagacagctgaGTGCAAGTTCTCTGCTGGAAGCGCAGATCGGCGCGGGGTGGCTGGACGCCtggcgtctccttccgcaggaggcccgcctcgccctcggccgcgccgtcgaacgggcgcggcgtctagacagcaggacgcgcgagctcgtgcgcgcctgccttcgTATCGCGAGCCCGTTTAATtgttcgcttcctcctgccgcagagagccgagCGCCccccgcgaaggccgccgcgggcggcgcaggggaggACGAGTCTTTgctggagagccgcgaggagagcgggaAAGCGCCGCGTGTGGAGAGAGAATTCATTCGCGTCAGGACTCTCGGCGACGGAACCGAGCTCTGGAGGGTAGTCGAGCGAACGCCAGtagacgccgcggccgcggatctcgcagacgcggcgaaccGCCAGGCGCAGGCCGGTGTTGGCTTCTGGGTCTCGCTTCTGGGCGAGGCAGTCTATGAGGCAGAGGAACTCAAGGGTTGGAAGCTTGCGCTGCAAGCACTGTGTGGTGAGGCAGCCGACtcagcggcgaaggcgccgccccgccgcgccagcgctgcCGGAGCCGCGAAGCCCAGGACGGTCGAGCTCGTGGAAGAAGTCGAGAGggagctcggcggcgccctggTTTCTCGGCGTTCGATGCTCTCTGAAGCGTTTCTGAAGACGCTGGCGTCCCTTTTTCCGGGTCAGACGCCGCGGATCGAG TGTATAGACATGCTGGCGGCGACACTCAACACGATGGATTTTCTCGCGGTCCAGAGTTCAAAGGagccctctccgcgccgcgcctcgcagtcTCGCAGGctttcggcggcggagatcgaggcggcgcgccgtccaGCGATCGGGCAG CCGCTTGTTCACTGCCTGGATGCGGTCAATGTGCCCGACGGAATCGTGGAtccgcagtctcctcgcATGCAGACAGTGGTCCTGCAGCTCGTTCAAGACGTT GGGATACATTTTCAGCGCCTGTGGAACCGCCTGACGGCGTCGGCAGTGGAGAGTGCGCCAGGGGAtgcggagacggaggcgcaCCTACTGATCCCTCTCTACGGGCCGTTCACTGC ctACCTCATCGTCTTCAAGCTGGAAAGGGTCTGCGGGTCACAGCCGTCTGCGAAGCGTCAAAGTGCTTGCAGCGAACGAGGGGGCGACGCCTGCCGATGCACATACCAAGTCCTAGactgcgtggcggcggccgccggcacagacgaggagactcgcgggcgtcgagcCGCCGACGTCGACGCGCTTGCCTCTATGCTCTCGACGATGCTGTGGACCAAGGGAAGTCTGCGGTTCCTCAAGAAG ACCCCGACGATGGGGGCTCTGGGCGAGAAGGTGATGATGAGTGTCTTGCCCTCGAGGCGGTCGTGGCCCTGTATCCCTGCGCCGCTGACCGGAGGAGGTGGAGCGCAGGATTGCGCGAACGCTGAATTAGGAGACGCTAATCCAGATTCTGTCGCAAAGCTCGCGCTTCTGGCGGAATCTGGCGAGTTCACGCCTGACTGCTGCGGGATTATTCTCATGTTCAGCATCGAGGCGTTCTACAG CGGGCATCGTGCGGGTCTCCTAACACCGGCTGCGGTAACGGCTCTTCGCTTTTTGTACGCAAGAAGAATCTTCGAGGTCTTTGTTCTGCGAAAGTCTTTGTTGCATTCTTGTGCTTTACCCATGTTCCGCGCTGTTCAACGGCCATGCGCTGCTGGGGAGTCGCCCACGTATCTGGCGCCCGACTGTCCGTCTGCAACTGGGCAACCCACCCTTTGCTTGGGGGCAAGTGTATGA
- a CDS encoding hypothetical protein (encoded by transcript BESB_055660), with protein sequence MDVLPNDFGPAEVNPLEPTAPEVIPASSFQGPVPLGNSIEQLLREPARFGSSEFYTKQKMVTYLNRYRAQKLHTEEVEDEAATTARSRQEEKNAPGATDGEKCRDCISFVAGRRC encoded by the exons ATGG ATGTGCTTCCTAACGACTTCGGACCCGCCG AAGTGAATCCACTGGAGCCCACTGCTCCGGAAGTCATTCCTGCGTCATCATTCCAGGGGCCTGTGCCTCTTGGCAACTCCATTGAGCAGCTACTGCGGGAGCCTGCGAGGTTCGGAAGCTCAGAGTTTTACACTAAGCAGAAGATGGTCACGTATCTCAACAGG TATAGAGCGCAGAAACTGCACACGGAGGAAGTCGAGGATGAAGCTGCCACGACTGCGAGAAGCCGACAAGAGGAAAAGAATGCGCCGGGCGCGACAGATGGCGAGAAGTGCCGTGACTGCATTTCCTTTGTCGCCGGGCGCCGGTGTTAA
- a CDS encoding hypothetical protein (encoded by transcript BESB_055670) translates to MPWTARVSVAVLSRRGERAVSESPIPMKGSGAAQPGTEERREKLPPGSSSASSVRASALLMDDDFRAKYPALAKALQETVCGAPAPAAASSTAAVPSSLPLAPLSAVAAGDPGASPEAPPSPLHRLDKPGAPSVSLADPPPVSAPPVSPPGPCSSYAPTPSASAPALSPSSCFSFASGSLQVDLGRGRGAPAFVPSPTVGTNPPSVQTTHHAGLASPQCPGFRAPSAASSAERPSAPSAVAGRTPEAPAAALGAGVAGAATQSPARAREFPAPVAEGRGAAAQGDTQPGGAPASAGARSPSSGLPHSLQRGALTGEYLSAEKEAMTAERRTFPGHAAAASGVEVQPPASRYIPADLRYREELWSPPSEPATEKHRERADQDRPEEAQPPGTEAAPSPPFAAAAAAGPPYHFLNRLEQLQRQYAGVVNARNAVEYQYQLFRSLDRPPILLSPPPRPGFAPATPSPGAYAKLPAQLPKPLQNLQQLYQHRHAMTQGGLPLRPGEPGAAIPGFPPAAGAVAPGGPLLPWQTTAPPPFCPAALGSKGPGTVWGPVGGRPAAAYSKAPPATVAGAAAVPLPPRLAQGQRVAQMDWNGLGPIEKERTVNPAIVFAKETMDGVLQQLQSEAVALKKGSREMGRKLMESKEKSEVEQWRNMGVDELLCELTAEQQAFIKEQLRAIDEAKENLQTMKSEAERIGHQTRDAFYRSLYTAGQEDEQVQAQREQVKKLEGLRHQLPPESAADATVASYVAQAGPDPLEKLEQLNLAHNLEQMHPQKCKHAVVSLLRQMGYRHSSKPVPVRRNGYPAQYYSKFPELYPYPEYGTGLPLSQQAIQERTRELQEKGEVPSFASLLDPGQAAGGAGAGPEMLSFLLKEERQLMEAQKKKQTEEMDWEEYFRSKREARERALEEERARQAREEALRAAEEARQAVELLAQRQKIVEEETRCAERKARAEREMAQAQEDKARALQEAQLNALAARHEAMRLEQRERELAAKEREVKSTLEDLKRQLEGGLDESAPLRRVDADLDRSGTRAGGEGGGAEDAKASQEGAARLGSRKPTRQKSGLARAFSQRGRQTTLTVEAAETLANQMKRDSLLKRRSLASPREAARGRGDEEDKTLLVMPTVGVQRTLTMYKTPLSRTLSSSQQAAADGAKTGDAQRLYLDKPEATLDDKRELETVQLPEKLLAAGLVVQPVETRKKAELTNNTLAKRLPPQKCETFVHLSPPREPRDATEVYARYKCVKELLATGQLGLREKAQDVYDFAFACCKKIVREDAHAQQYANVLVEAVPYYPYQIDIQRAGVIAFLNIFEHCKYQEQLCVPLFDCLTTLMAIEDVDLRGDIVAVMAAVIRPQVVINSDLVDLLLTFIDRATDAQLCSYGLHILLVARSPHRKDAQYALFVRLLGKWKFESTVPTRACLAIDAFAKRARLEELAAHERRKHKQEGSAEISEGLEKFRRGLSYSEVNQLMDNPQPPSWMGRDTNDIEQIVMIMDRHSQVRRLQGAACQALSSLCGVSLLHCERVGREGLARMYAATLSHKESQTIALSLCAVISLLASVPKCRSCLQPKMRELVKQFIARHRTVPEVVAAACGALAKLDVFFPLTNESMERLTLAIIVNNLKNSSDQPQVVIPIEDLIQRIAGKVSELGEVRQRLIELDAVEALIKSITGCNADLQACQLGCRAVSRLLYQQPESSRIYADLVRLRVMTALLFVLLKHHKSADYCRDALCCIANCASYQPCAEAVMERGMNVISKAMDANITDIEVVAQGCRCLGLLAAEASLRAPADSRAKSIISYAAERFSTKAETRRLLSEFLTDIFQQKGVAKQLIEPLWNPSQPFQTPRHSSSLQSTRSRDRHDTNEEGYAAARGRDGSRDPRQRSPRDPRALERLSSRRTVRSPSLSPLPSFRDLNY, encoded by the exons ATGCCCTGGACTGCCCGCGTTTCTGTTGCGGTGTTgagcagacgaggagagagggcggTTTCAGAGTCTCCCATCCCCATGAAGGGgtcaggcgctgcgcagcccgGGACAGAAGAGCGCCGAGAAAAGCTGCCGCCCGGGAGcagctcggcgtcctcggtCCGGGCTTCAGCGTTGTTGATGGACGATGACTTCCGTGCCAAATATCCTGCCCTAGCCAAGGCGCTACAGGAAACTGTCTGTGGCGCTCCAGcccccgctgctgcctcttccaCGGCTGCTGTTCCCTCTTCATtgcctctcgctcctctctccgccgttgCTGCGGGCGATCCCGGCGCGTCACCCGaagcgcctccctctccgcttcATCGGCTGGACAAGCCGGGCGCGCCATCCGTCTCTCTTGCCGACCCCCcgcccgtctccgcgccgccggtgtcGCCTCCCGGCCCTTGTAGTTCCTATGCGCCCACGCCGAGCGCATCGGCGccggctctctcgccgtcgtcctgcTTTTCGTTTGCCTCGGGCTCTCTCCAGGTTGACCTCGGCCGCGGTAGAGGGGCGCCGGCCTTCGTGCCGTCGCCGACTGTCGGTACAAATCCGCCGTCTGTTCAGACCACTCACCACGCGGGGCTGGCCTCGCCCCAGTGTCCTGgcttccgcgcgccgtccgccgcctcctctgcggagcgaccgtccgctccctccgccgtcgctgggAGGACtcccgaggcgcccgcggctgccctcggcgcgggtgtggcgggcgccgcgacgcagtcACCGGCTAGGGCGCGCGAGTTTCCAGCGCCCGTCGcagaggggcgaggcgctgcggcacagGGCGACACGCAGCCTGGCGGCGCACCTGCCTCGGCGGGGGCGAGGTCACCGTCTTCCGGTCTTCCCCATTCTCTTCAGCGCGGGGCGCTGACCGGCGAATACTTGtccgcagagaaagaggccATGACTGCAGAGAGACGGACGTTCCCCGGgcacgcagcggccgcctctgGGGTCGAAGTCCAGCCGCCGGCTTCGAGATATATTCCCGCGGATCTCCGCTACCGGGAAGAACTGtggtcgccgccctctgaGCCAGCCACAGAAAAACACAGAGAGCGGGCAGACCAAGACAGGCCCGAAGAAGCTCAGCCCCCTGGtacggaggccgcgccgtctccgcccttcgcggcggcagcggcagcgggccCCCCTTACCACTTTCTGAACAG GCTGGAACAGCTTCAGCGTCAGTACGCAGGCGTGGTGAACGCGCGGAACGCCGTGGAGTATCAGTATCAGCTCTTCCGTTCTCTGGATCGACCGCCGATCCTGCTgtcccctccgccgcgccccggcTTTGCACCGGCGACCCCGAGTCCGGGCGCCTACGCCAAGCTCCCGGCTCAACTGCCGAAGCCGCTGCAGAATCTCCAACAGCTGTATCAGCACCGTCACGCCATGACGCAGGGGGGGCTGCCTCTGCGACCTGGCGAGCCCGGCGCTGCGATTCCAGGCTTTCCGCCGGCAGCTGGGGCCGTCGCCCCCGGTggcccgctgctgccctggcagacgacggcgccgcccccgttCTGCCCCGCGGCGTTGGGCTCCAAGGGCCCGGGCACGGTCTGGGGCCCCGTGGGGGgccgccccgcggccgcgtacTCGAAAGCCCCGCCGGCGAccgtcgcgggcgcagcggcagtcCCCCTGCCTCCACGGCTCGCTCAGGGGCAGCGAGTGGCGCAGATGGACTGGAACGGGCTAGGGCCCATTGAGAAGGAGCGAACAGTCAACCCAGCCATCGTTTTCGCTAAGGAGACGATGGACGGggtcctgcagcagcttcagtCCGAGGCGGTCGCTTTGAAGAAGGGTAGTCGGGAGATGGGCAGAAAGCTGATGGAGTCGAAAGAGAAATCCGAAGTCGAGCAGTGGAGAAACATGGGCGTCGACGAGCTTCTCTGCGAACTTACAGCCGAGCAACAGGCGTTCATCAAGGAGCAACTCAGGGCCATCGACGAG GCCAAGGAGAACCTCCAGACGATGAAGAGCGAGGCTGAGCGGATCGGGCATCAGACGCGGGACGCCTTCTATCGGTCCCTCTACACTGCAGG CCAAGAGGACGAACAAGtccaggcgcagcgggagcAGGTGAAGAAGCTGGAGGGGCTGCGGCACCAGCTGCCTCCCGAGTCAGCGGCCGACGCCACGGTCGCCAGCTACGTCGCGCAGGCTGGACCCGATCCCCTCGAAAAACTTGAGCAACTCAACCTCGCACACAATTTG GAGCAGATGCATCCGCAAAAGTGCAAACACGCGGTcgtctcgctgcttcgccagATGGGCTACCGGCATTCCTCCAAGCCCGTCCCGGTTCGCCGCAACGGATATCCTGCGCAGTACTACTCAAa GTTTCCTGAGCTCTACCCGTATCCTGAATACGGGACTGGGCTTCCTTTGTCTCAGCAGGCGATTCAGGAACGCACGCGGGAGCTTCAAGAAA AGGGCGAGGTTCCTTCGTTTGCGTCTCTGCTGGACCCGGGGcaggctgcgggcggcgccggcgcgggtcCCGAGATGCTTTCTTTCCTGCTGAAGGAGGAGCGGCAGCTgatggaggcgcagaagaagaagcagacggaAGAGATGGACTGGGAAGAGTATTTTCGctcgaagcgcgaggcgcgggagcgcgCACTTGAGGAAgaacgcgcgcggcaggcgcgggaagaggcgcttcgcgccgcggaggaagcccGCCAGGCAGTCGAGCTtctggcgcagcgccagaagatcgtcgaggaggagacgcggtgtgccgagcggaaggcgcgcgccgagcgcgagatGGCGCAGGCCCAAGAGGACAAGGCGCGTGCCctccaggaggcgcagctgaacGCGCTTGCCGCGCGCCACGAGGCGATGAGACTTGAGCAGCGCGAACGTGAGCTggccgcgaaggagcgcgaagTGAAGAGCACGCTGGAGGACTTGAAGCGCCAGTTGGAAGGCGGGTTGGACGAgagcgcgcctctgcggcgtgtgGATGCAGACCTCGACCGCAGCGGCACGAGGGCAggaggggaaggggggggagcggaggacgcgaaagcgtcgcaggagggcgccgcgcgcctcggcagtCGGAAGCCTACTCGGCAGAAGAGCGGCCTTGcacgcgccttctcgcagcGCGGCAGGCAGACGACCTTGACagtcgaggctgcggagacgcttGCCAACCAGATGAAGAGGGACTCGCTGCTGAAGCGGCGGAGCCTCGCGAgtccgcgagaggcggcgcgcggccgcggagatgAGGAGGACAAGACGCTGTTGGTGATGCCCACTGTCGGCGTGCAGCGGACTCTCACCATGTACAAGACGCCCCTGTCTCGCACGCTTTCTTCGTCGCAGCAAGCCGCAGCGGACGGCGCAAAGActggagacgcgcagcggctaTACCTGGATAAACCTGAAGCGACGCTAGACGACAAAAGGGAGTTGGAGACTGTCCAACTCCCCGAAAAACTCCTCGCTGCAGGGCTCGTGGTGCAGCCAGTGGAAACTCGAAAGAAGGCCGAACTCACCAACAACA CGCTGGCCAaacggctgccgccgcagaaaTGCGAGACGTTCGTGCATCTgagtccgccgcgcgagccgcgagacgccaCCGAAGTCTACGCGCGCTACAAATGCGTGAAGGAGCTGCTCGCGACAGGCCAG ctCGGCTTgagagaaaaggcgcagGACGTCTACGACTTCGCCTTTGCGTGCTGCAAGAAGATCGTGCGAGAGGACGCCCACGCTCAG CAATACGCAAATGTACTGGTCGAGGCGGTTCCTTACTATCCGTACCAGATCGACATCCAGCGGGCGGGCGTCATTGCCTTCCTCAACATCTTTGAGC ACTGCAAGTACCAGGAGCAGCTCTGCGTGCCTCTGTTTGACTGCCTGACGACGTTGATGGCGATTGAGGACGTCGATCTCCGCGGCGACATCGTGGCTGTCATGGCCGCAGTTATTCGCCCGCAGGTGGTGATCAACTCCGATTTAGTTGACCTGCTGCTCACCTTCATCGACCGCGCCACCGACGCCCAGCTCTGTAGCTACGGCCTCCACATtcttctcgtcgcccgcTCGCCTCACAGAAAGGACGCGCAGTACGCGCTCTTCGTGCGGCTCCTCGGCAAGTGGAAATTCGAGTCGACTGTCCCCACCAG AGCTTGTCTGGCGATCGACGCGTTCGccaagcgcgcgcggctcgaggaGTTGGCGGCGCATGAGCGCCGGAAGCACAAGCAGGAGGGGAGTGCTGAGATTTCCGAGGGCCTCGAGAAATTCCGCAGAGGCCTGTCGTACTCAGAAGTGAACCAGTTGATGGACAACCCGCAGCCGCCTTCCTGGATGGGGCGCGACACAAACGACATCGAGCAG ATCGTGATGATCATGGATCGCCACTCTCAAgttcggcgcctgcagggcgCGGCCTGTCAAGCGCTGTCTTCGCTGTGCGGCGTGTCGCTGCTTCACTGCGAGCGCGTGGGacgcgagggcctcgcgcgcatgtacgcggcgacgctgagcCACAAGGAGAGTCAGACGATTGCtctgtcgctctgcgcggTGATTTCGCTCCTCGCTTCGGTGCCTAagtgccgcagctgcctccaGCCCAAGATGCGCGAACTCGTGAAGCAGTTCATCGCCCGCCACCGCACAGTCCCCGAggtggtcgccgcggcctgtgGGGCGCTCGCGAAGCTCGACGTGTTCTTCCCTCTGACGAACGAG AGCATGGAGAGGCTGACTCTGGCGATTATCGTGAACAATTTGAAGAACTCCTCAGACCAGCCGCAGGTGGTCATTCCCATTGAGGACCTCATTCAGCGCATCGCTGGAAAAGTCAGCGAACTG GGCGAAGTTCGGCAGCGCCTTATCGAGCTCGACGCCGTGGAGGCCCTCATTAAGTCCATCACGGGCTGCAACGCAGACCTGCAG GCCTGTCAGCTCGGCTGTCGCGCGGTGTCGCGGCTGCTGTACCAACAGCCGGAGTCCTCCCGGATCTACGCAGATCttgtgcgcctgcgcgtaATGACGgcgcttctcttcgtcctcctcaaGCACCACAAGAGCGCGGATTACTGCCGTGACGCACTCTGCTGTATTGCGAACTGCGCCTCGTACCAGCCGTGCGCTGAAGCCGTCATGGAGCGAGGCATGAACGTGATTTCCAAG GCAATGGACGCGAACATCACCGACATTGAAGTCGTGGCTCAGGGGTGCCGTTGCCTcgggctgctggcggcggaggcgtcgctgcgggcgccggcggacagCCGCGCCAAGTCGATTATTTCCTACGCGGCTGAGCGGTTCTCGACCAAggccgagacgcgccgcctcttgaGCGAGTTCCTCACCGACATTTTCCAGCAGAAGGGGGTCGCGAAGCAGCTTATCGAGCCGCTGTGGAATCCCTCGCAGCCGTTTCAAACGCCGCGGCACTCTAGCTCCCTCCAGAGCACGCGGAGCCGAGACAGACACGACACAAACGAGGAAGGCTACGCCGCGGCCCGCGGTCgagacggcagccgcgaccCCCGACAGCGTTCGCCCCGAGATCcccgcgcgctggagaggctctcctcgcgccgcactgtgcgctcgccctccctctctcccctgCCGTCCTTCAGAGATCTGAATTACTGA